A region of Scylla paramamosain isolate STU-SP2022 chromosome 25, ASM3559412v1, whole genome shotgun sequence DNA encodes the following proteins:
- the LOC135113286 gene encoding pro-resilin-like, producing MACKLLLVLAALVALSAASYVPQNSYGAAPANYNFNWAVNDAPSGNNYGHQEARDGDNTQGYYFVQLPDGRLQKVTYSVQGDSGFLAEVTYEGEAQYPQQGYGAPARHPTPTYGTPAPRYAR from the exons ATGGCTTGCAAG ctcctcctcgtcctggcCGCCCTCGTGGCCCTCTCCGCCGCCTCCTACGTGCCCCAGAACTCCTATGGAGCA GCGCCCGCCAACTATAACTTCAACTGGGCTGTCAACGACGCTCCTTCCGGCAACAATTACGGCCACCAGGAAGCCCGCGACGGAGACAACACGCAGGGATACTACTTCGTGCAGCTGCCCGACGGTCGCCTGCAGAAGGTCACCTACTCTGTGCAGGGCGACTCAGGCTTCCTGGCCGAGGTCACTTACGAGGGCGAGGCCCAGTACCCCCAGCAAGGATACGGTGCCCCCGCCAGGCACCCTACGCCGACCTATGGCACCCCGGCCCCGCGCTACGCCCGCTGA
- the LOC135113287 gene encoding pro-resilin-like → MACKLLLVLAALVALSAASYVPQDSYGAAPANYNFNWAVNDAASSNNYGHQEARDGDNTQGYYFVQLPDGRLQKVTYSVQGNSGYLAEVTYEGEAQYPQRGYGVPTRPPTPTYGTPGPRYAR, encoded by the exons ATGGCTTGCAAG ctcctcctcgtcctggcCGCCCTCGTGGCCCTCTCCGCCGCCTCCTACGTGCCCCAGGACTCCTATGGAGCA GCGCCCGCCAACTATAACTTCAACTGGGCTGTCAACGACGCTGCTTCCAGCAACAACTACGGCCACCAGGAAGCCCGCGACGGAGACAACACGCAGGGATACTACTTCGTGCAGCTGCCCGACGGTCGCCTGCAGAAGGTCACCTACTCTGTGCAGGGCAACTCAGGCTACCTGGCCGAGGTCACTTACGAGGGCGAGGCCCAGTACCCTCAGCGAGGATACGGGGTCCCCACCAGGCCCCCGACGCCGACCTACGGCACCCCAGGCCCGCGCTACGCCCGCTGA
- the LOC135113288 gene encoding pro-resilin-like, with product MACKLLLVLAALVALSAASYVPQDSYGAAPANYNFNWAVNDAASSNNYGHQEARDGDNTQGYYFVQLPDGRLQKVTYSVQGNSGYLAEVTYEGEAQYPQRGYGVPTRPPTPTYGTPGPSYAR from the exons ATGGCTTGCAAG ctcctcctcgtcctggcCGCCCTCGTGGCCCTCTCCGCCGCCTCCTACGTGCCCCAGGACTCCTATGGAGCA GCGCCCGCCAACTATAACTTCAACTGGGCTGTCAACGACGCTGCTTCCAGCAACAACTACGGCCACCAGGAAGCCCGCGACGGAGACAACACGCAGGGATACTACTTCGTGCAGCTGCCCGACGGTCGCCTGCAGAAGGTCACCTACTCTGTGCAGGGCAATTCAGGCTACCTGGCCGAGGTCACTTACGAGGGCGAGGCCCAGTACCCTCAGCGAGGATACGGGGTCCCCACCAGGCCCCCGACGCCGACCTACGGCACCCCAGGCCCGAGCTACGCCCGCTGA